In Kogia breviceps isolate mKogBre1 chromosome 9, mKogBre1 haplotype 1, whole genome shotgun sequence, a single window of DNA contains:
- the GCK gene encoding hexokinase-4 isoform X2, with protein sequence MCAAGLAGVINRMRESRSEDVMRITVGVDGSVYKLHPSFKERFHASVRRLTPSCEITFIESEEGSGRGAALISAVACKKACMLGH encoded by the exons ATGTGCGCCGCGGGGCTGGCGGGCGTAATCAACCGCATGCGCGAGAGCCGCAGCGAGGACGTGATGCGCATCACCGTGGGCGTGGACGGCTCAGTGTACAAGCTGCACCCCAG CTTTAAGGAGCGGTTCCACGCCAGCGTGCGCAGGCTGACGCCCAGCTGTGAAATCACCTTCATCGAGTCGGAGGAGGGCAGCGGCCGGGGTGCGGCCTTGATCTCTGCGGTGGCCTGTAAGAAGGCCTGCATGCTGGGCCACTGA
- the MYL7 gene encoding myosin regulatory light chain 2, atrial isoform isoform X1, protein MSQVRGRGCLKVTRNVAGICSGALSSPSPGRGCQVWAYPLVLSLFGVLQVIRLRHKGGCGPLAATRLLQRETMASRKAGTRGKAAATKQAQRGSSNVFSMFEQAQIQEFKEAFSCIDQNRDGVICKSDLRETYSQLGKVNVPEEELDAMLQEGKGPINFTVFLTLFGEKLNGTDPEEAILSAFRLFDPSGKGVVNRDEFKQLLLTQADKFSLAEVKIPAPSTPHQAPSQGPHPAGPWGGLGDPLPSWA, encoded by the exons ATGTCACAGGTCAGGGGCAGGGGGTGCCTGAAGGTCACCAGGAACGTGGCTGGAATCTGCTCGGGGGCCCTGTCCTCCCCTAGCCCAGGCAGAGGCTGCCAAGTTTGGGCCTATCCTCTCGTCCTGTCCTTATTTGGTGTGCTCCAGGTGATAAGGCTGAGACATAAAGGGGGCTGTGGGCCCCTCGCAGCAACCAGGCTGCTGCAGAGAGAGACGATG GCCAGCAGGAAGGCGGGCACCCGGGGCAAGGCTGCGGCCACCAAGCAGGCCCAGCGAGGCTCTTCCAACGTCTTTTCCATGTTTGAGCAAGCCCAGATCCAGGAGTTCAAGGAA GCCTTCAGCTGCATCGACCAGAATCGGGACGGCGTCATCTGCAAGTCGGACCTTCGAGAGACCTACTCCCAGCTGG GGAAGGTGAATGTTCCAGAAGAGGAGCTGGATGCCATGCTGCAGGAAGGGAAGGGGCCCATCAACTTCACTGTCTTCCTCACACTATTTGGAGAGAAGCTCAACG GGACAGACCCCGAGGAAGCCATCCTGAGCGCCTTCCGCCTGTTTGATCCCAGTGGCAAGGGCGTGGTGAACAGGGACGA gtTCAAGCAGCTTCTCCTGACCCAGGCAGACAAGTTCTCTCTGGCCGAGGTGAAGATTCCGGCTCCTTCAACACCCCACCAGGCCCCTTCGCAGGGCCCCCACCCCGCAGGGCCCTGGGGAGGTCTCGGTGACCCACTGCCCTCATGGGCTTAG